The following is a genomic window from Syntrophobacterales bacterium.
CTTGCCGGAAAGCGCGGCAAAGGCGCCGAGGATGGTGTAAGTGACGGCCACACCCGCAACGTAGAAAAGCGAGAGGATGAATCCTCTTGTTTTTGACCCTGTCCCCCGGGCGCCGATATAGGCAACAGTGATCGGCACGACCGGATACATGCAGGGGGTGAAGCTCACCAGCACCCCGGCGAGGTAAACGGCCAGAAATGACAACGCTAAAGAACCTTGCAGGTATCCGGAAAGACCGCTAATGAAATTAGCTACCATTTCGTCACTGGAAAACGAAGCCTAATGTTCATAAACTGAGACCTTTAAAATCTACTTTTTTGTCATTCCGGGTTTGACCCGGAAATCGAAGCTTGATGTTCCTAATCCAGAAGATACCGAAAATACCGGATGCCGTCTTTCGACGGTATGACGATTTGCTGAGTTTCGCGAGAAATTCGAAGGTCTCAGATTGCGTGCATAAATTACCGATTTATAATGGCTTGCCTTCCGGACAACCGCCCCAAAGCGCGTCCCGCCATTTTTATCCTTCCTTGTGGGGGGTTAGTTTGACGAGGCACTCCACCGATTCACGCAACTTCTGCGCTGCCTCTCGCAGAGCGGGCGCTATTTTTGCCCCTTCCTCAAGATCCTGAATTTTCCCTGCCCATGCCTCAAAATCAGCGGCATGTTCCTGCTCATGCTCGATCCAATGGGCGATCAAATGCTTTACTTTTTCTAAATCATTCATGATTGATCCTTTCTTGCCGTCGCTCAAAGCGAGTTTTCTTGTTCTGTTTCCCGGAGCATTGCCCCCTGTCGTTGCGACTTATATCACAAAGCATATTTTTTGGGGAGCTTCATTATCGGGGATGCGGGTTGAAAAACGATATCATATTCCCGATTACACCCTCGGGAATGACAAGGCGGGGACATTTTTTTACAGGTTTCCTTGCAGGGGCGGGTTTTAAACCCGCTCCTGCAAGGAAACGCCCACGATGGTGAAGATTTGTCAGGGGGGTGCAAGGGGGCAAAGGCCTGCAGGCGCGCCGTTGCCCTCCTTGCGAGGTTTTTTCTATAAGACGCCGGCGCCGATGAGCAGGGCAAAGATGCTGAAGATGACGCCTGCGTAAATCAGGACCATGGTTGTATAGCCCATGATATCGCGCGCCGAAAGCCCCGCCAGCCCCAAAAGCGGCAGCGCCCAGAAGGGCTGAATCATGTTTGTCCATTGATCGCCCCAGGCCACCATCATCGCCGAGCGGACAGGATCGATCCCCATCATTTTTACCGCTTCGATTGTAATTGGCCCCTGCGCGGCCCACTGCCCTCCGCCGGACGGGATGAAGACATTGATGACGCCGGCAGCCCACATCTGAAACATGTAGAAAGTGGAGGGGGAAGAGACGGCCACAAACCAGCCGGCGATCACCTTGGCCAGGCCGGTACCGATCATGAGCCCCTGGATGCCGCCGTACAGCGGAAACTGCAGCGCGATTCCGCCGGCGCCTTTGATCGCGGTGCTCACCGCCTTGATATAGTTTATCGGCTTCCCGTGCAGAATAACGCCGACGATGAAGAAGATGAAGATGACGATGTTCAGGTTGAGATCGAACCCCTTGGTTGAAAAATGGAAATAAAGGTAGATAAGCCCCATCAGCCCGAAGATCATGTTGATCGTGTAGCTGTGGTCGATCCTTTCCGCGAGAGTCGGGTTCTGCGGCATCGGCACGTTCGGTAAATCCCCGCTCAGGTCCTTGAGCCGGTCTTCCGGGATCGTTTTTACGTCTTTTTCGGCAGGATAGATCAGGGCCATCAGAAACGGCAGCGTGACGATCAAAAGAATAGCCGGGATCAGGTTGAAGGGCATCAGAATGCTCTGGGAAACAGGGGTGACCGTTCCCAGCAGCTTCTCAATGAAATTCTGGGCGCTGCCGGAAGTGGCGATAACCAGCGGGACTGACCCGGAAAATCCCTGATGCCAGAGGACAAAACCGGCGTAGGCGGAGGCGATCAAAAAAGGAAAGTCGGCTTTACGGTTGCGTTTCGCTACCTCCATCGCCAGCAGTCCGCCGACGATCAGTCCAAACCCCCAGTTCAAAAAGGAACAGATCGCCG
Proteins encoded in this region:
- a CDS encoding TIGR00366 family protein, encoding MQRLASFFTYLMKHYLPDAYLFSILLTFLAAILALIFTDAGFTKMMMAWGGGIYGIVAFAFQMILILVTGHCLALSPPINRLLVWIAGIGNTPVKGGMIVAFVAAICSFLNWGFGLIVGGLLAMEVAKRNRKADFPFLIASAYAGFVLWHQGFSGSVPLVIATSGSAQNFIEKLLGTVTPVSQSILMPFNLIPAILLIVTLPFLMALIYPAEKDVKTIPEDRLKDLSGDLPNVPMPQNPTLAERIDHSYTINMIFGLMGLIYLYFHFSTKGFDLNLNIVIFIFFIVGVILHGKPINYIKAVSTAIKGAGGIALQFPLYGGIQGLMIGTGLAKVIAGWFVAVSSPSTFYMFQMWAAGVINVFIPSGGGQWAAQGPITIEAVKMMGIDPVRSAMMVAWGDQWTNMIQPFWALPLLGLAGLSARDIMGYTTMVLIYAGVIFSIFALLIGAGVL